A stretch of Streptococcus chenjunshii DNA encodes these proteins:
- a CDS encoding winged helix-turn-helix transcriptional regulator — protein MSITDQLIPYKKAKINNKVHFFVVFGAHQIFQRKKKGMFMAKICPKGFRPEDLENPTPIFHLLYTQTVMDGRWKLMILDFLSGGAQRFNQIQKHLDNLSQGSLTKQLKEMDADGLIIKTIHPEVPPHVDYRLTEKGRDLLPILEMMVAYGEKHTKGGSYKSHIKT, from the coding sequence ATGAGTATAACAGACCAGCTAATACCCTACAAGAAGGCAAAAATTAATAACAAAGTACACTTTTTTGTTGTTTTTGGTGCCCATCAAATTTTTCAGCGCAAAAAGAAAGGAATGTTTATGGCCAAGATTTGTCCCAAGGGCTTTCGCCCAGAAGATTTAGAAAACCCTACTCCGATTTTCCATCTCCTCTACACTCAGACGGTTATGGATGGCCGCTGGAAATTAATGATTCTTGATTTTCTATCAGGAGGGGCTCAGCGGTTTAACCAAATCCAAAAACACCTAGATAATCTCTCCCAAGGTTCCCTCACTAAGCAACTTAAAGAGATGGATGCGGATGGCTTGATCATCAAAACCATTCATCCTGAAGTTCCACCGCATGTAGACTACCGATTGACCGAGAAAGGCCGTGACCTCCTGCCTATCTTAGAAATGATGGTTGCATACGGTGAAAAACACACCAAAGGCGGCAGCTATAAATCGCACATCAAGACCTAA
- a CDS encoding NtaA/DmoA family FMN-dependent monooxygenase (This protein belongs to a clade of FMN-dependent monooxygenases, within a broader family of flavin-dependent oxidoreductases, the luciferase-like monooxygenase (LMM) family, some of whose members use coenzyme F420 rather than FMN.), translated as MTTDQKQMKIVLQMVSGYGGEFKTWRLPEAKADAYTDMDLYVEMAQLAEKGKLHALFMADTPALVNNLNTETPMHSMDPLIAMTSVARATNRIGLVGTFSTTFNEPYNLARHLKTLDVVSHGRVGWNTVTTSTGATADNFGSHIASRKERYGRAHEVIEAVQSLWGSWGESAYVHDKETGQFADLDQIKPVNYRGEYVKTSGPLPIPPSEQGQPVLFQAGPSGEGVELAGRFASGVYANPFTIEESREYRDILREAAVRHGREADEINVFTGFMFTIADSKEEALARRRQVMAFDLEETNQRLRYLSAMVGVNLTSLDVEKPLPEGVQNMLQANWQDPRSPRAVELLQEGYSPLDTLAMGVINYHPVVVGTATDVADFLQEWFESGATDGFSIVPDLAHDGVRRFVEEVVPILQERGIFHRDYEGSTLRENLGLPYQYGVKD; from the coding sequence ATGACTACAGACCAAAAACAAATGAAAATCGTCCTCCAAATGGTTTCAGGCTATGGTGGGGAATTTAAGACTTGGCGGTTGCCAGAAGCTAAAGCTGATGCCTATACGGATATGGATCTCTATGTTGAGATGGCTCAGTTAGCTGAAAAAGGAAAACTCCATGCTCTTTTTATGGCTGATACGCCGGCTTTAGTGAATAACTTGAACACAGAGACGCCTATGCATTCCATGGATCCTCTCATTGCTATGACATCCGTAGCACGTGCAACCAATCGTATTGGCCTTGTTGGAACCTTTTCAACAACCTTCAATGAGCCTTATAACTTAGCCCGCCACCTGAAGACACTCGATGTTGTTAGTCATGGTCGTGTTGGCTGGAATACAGTCACGACCTCAACAGGAGCGACAGCAGATAATTTTGGTTCCCATATTGCTAGCCGTAAGGAACGTTATGGGCGAGCTCATGAAGTGATTGAGGCGGTGCAGTCATTATGGGGGTCTTGGGGAGAGAGCGCCTATGTCCACGATAAGGAAACTGGTCAATTTGCGGACCTAGACCAGATTAAACCGGTCAATTACCGCGGCGAGTATGTTAAGACGTCGGGTCCCCTTCCGATCCCACCATCGGAGCAAGGTCAGCCAGTCCTCTTCCAAGCAGGCCCAAGTGGTGAAGGGGTCGAACTCGCAGGTCGTTTTGCCTCAGGGGTTTATGCCAACCCTTTTACCATCGAGGAATCACGTGAATACCGTGACATTTTGAGAGAAGCTGCTGTCCGCCACGGTCGTGAAGCGGATGAAATCAATGTTTTTACAGGCTTTATGTTTACCATCGCTGATAGTAAGGAAGAAGCCTTGGCTCGCCGCCGTCAGGTCATGGCCTTTGATCTCGAAGAAACCAATCAACGCTTGCGGTATCTCTCCGCCATGGTCGGGGTTAATTTGACCAGTTTAGATGTTGAAAAACCATTGCCAGAGGGTGTACAAAACATGCTTCAAGCCAATTGGCAGGACCCGCGTTCACCAAGGGCAGTAGAACTGCTACAAGAAGGCTATTCACCACTTGACACCTTGGCTATGGGCGTTATCAACTACCATCCTGTGGTTGTCGGAACGGCTACAGATGTGGCAGACTTCCTGCAAGAATGGTTTGAGTCTGGCGCAACAGATGGTTTCTCTATTGTACCTGATTTAGCTCATGACGGAGTCAGACGCTTCGTCGAAGAAGTGGTCCCAATCCTTCAAGAACGAGGTATTTTCCATAGAGACTACGAAGGATCAACGCTCCGCGAAAACTTAGGCTTGCCTTATCAGTATGGGGTAAAAGATTAG
- a CDS encoding MurR/RpiR family transcriptional regulator → MLIKERLLDQTEMTEVEAEVANFFLETGRALKSMSSRAIAKELFVAPSTVTRFCQWLGFGGFNAFKEAYLAEVDYLDTNFQEIDPNKPFGERDQNMAVASKIASLYQETVQDSLSLLNHDILQQATRMLERATNIQFGVVGDAFEMAETFKNRMVKLGKPVTIERRLDNLFFAALQASHESCFILVSYSGETESILKVAEVLKKRHLPTIVLTSFGDNSLSQMFNMVIRISTRETLVENLGNFSSLISISFILDSLYASYFQRDYDKHYRQKIKLSRTFEQKRKSNNPLLRGSSDKS, encoded by the coding sequence ATGCTCATCAAAGAACGCTTGCTGGATCAGACGGAGATGACAGAGGTTGAAGCAGAAGTGGCTAATTTCTTTTTAGAGACAGGTCGTGCTCTCAAATCCATGAGTTCTCGTGCGATTGCCAAAGAGCTCTTTGTAGCCCCTTCAACAGTCACCCGTTTTTGCCAGTGGTTAGGCTTTGGAGGCTTTAATGCTTTCAAAGAGGCTTATTTGGCAGAAGTAGACTATCTGGACACGAATTTTCAAGAGATCGATCCTAATAAACCCTTTGGCGAGCGAGATCAGAATATGGCTGTAGCTTCAAAAATAGCCAGCCTTTATCAAGAAACTGTTCAAGACAGCTTGTCGCTTCTCAATCACGATATCTTGCAACAGGCGACTCGTATGCTTGAACGGGCAACCAATATTCAATTTGGAGTGGTTGGCGATGCTTTTGAGATGGCCGAGACCTTTAAAAACAGAATGGTGAAGTTGGGGAAGCCTGTCACTATTGAGCGACGTTTGGATAACCTCTTTTTCGCTGCCCTTCAAGCTAGTCATGAGTCCTGCTTTATCCTAGTCTCTTATTCAGGAGAGACGGAGTCAATTTTAAAGGTAGCTGAAGTTTTGAAGAAAAGACATTTACCGACCATTGTCTTGACCTCTTTTGGAGACAACAGCCTGTCTCAGATGTTCAATATGGTTATTCGGATTTCGACACGGGAAACTTTGGTGGAAAATCTGGGGAATTTTAGTTCTCTGATTTCGATTTCCTTTATTTTGGATAGCCTATATGCCAGTTATTTTCAAAGGGACTATGACAAGCATTACAGACAGAAAATTAAGCTGTCTCGAACTTTCGAGCAAAAACGTAAATCCAACAATCCCTTATTAAGAGGATCTTCAGACAAAAGCTAG
- a CDS encoding beta-glucoside-specific PTS transporter subunit IIABC has translation MAKDYTALAQTIIEKVGGEDNINALIHCATRLRFNLKDESKAQTERLNNTPGVINVVQSGGQYQIVIGPEVASVFKAINAQAHFSAGEGLSEKDDGKGKIVKILDTIAGMFVPIVPVMAGAGMIKVINSLSLMFGWLSPEDTTYQFLSIFGDTVFYFLPVILAASAAKKFKTNQYLAMAVGASLISPTFVNMVTAAREAGTGLDFLGLPVTLANYSSSVIPIIMAVWFLSYVEPIVTKYTPAILRIFLAPMVTLLIVLPLTFFLIGPLGTWMGDGLNAIVSFLNTVAPWLVPMLIGATSPLLVMTGMHYGIIPIGINMLATKGIDTVAGPGMMVSNIAQGGAALAVVFKTKDKVLKGLSTSTGISAVLGITEPVLYGVNLKYKRPLYAAMIGGGVAGLYLGIMGVGRFAQVPPGLLSLPSYFNAEFPNIIVHAGIGCVIAFVVAFVASFVLGLPKEAEAKEVPATTVSDKTFVAVANGELLPLEAVKDEVFASKAMGDGAALVPSSGEIVAPVNGVLSTVFPTGHAYGIVRPDGVEVLVHIGINTVDLAGQGFKALVQQGESVKAGQKIATIDLDLIKEKGYDTTIMTIITDTKGKSISLKNTGDVFAGDLI, from the coding sequence ATGGCTAAAGATTATACGGCATTGGCACAAACGATTATTGAAAAAGTAGGGGGTGAGGACAATATTAATGCATTGATTCACTGTGCAACTCGCTTACGCTTTAATCTCAAGGATGAAAGCAAGGCACAGACAGAACGTCTCAATAACACACCTGGGGTCATCAATGTGGTTCAGAGTGGGGGGCAGTACCAAATTGTGATTGGTCCAGAAGTAGCCTCAGTTTTTAAGGCTATCAATGCACAAGCTCATTTTAGCGCTGGAGAGGGATTATCTGAAAAGGATGACGGCAAGGGCAAGATTGTTAAAATCTTAGATACAATCGCTGGTATGTTTGTCCCAATTGTTCCTGTCATGGCTGGTGCCGGGATGATTAAGGTCATCAATTCTTTGAGCCTTATGTTTGGCTGGTTGAGCCCTGAAGACACAACCTATCAATTTTTGAGTATTTTTGGAGACACGGTATTTTACTTCTTGCCGGTGATTTTGGCAGCATCTGCCGCTAAGAAGTTTAAAACTAATCAATATTTGGCTATGGCAGTTGGTGCTAGCTTGATCAGCCCGACCTTTGTTAATATGGTAACAGCAGCGCGTGAAGCAGGTACTGGACTTGATTTTTTAGGGCTGCCTGTAACATTGGCCAACTACAGTTCATCTGTTATTCCAATTATTATGGCAGTTTGGTTCTTATCCTATGTAGAACCAATAGTCACTAAGTACACACCAGCTATTTTAAGGATTTTCTTGGCACCGATGGTAACACTCTTGATTGTTTTACCACTAACCTTCTTTTTGATTGGTCCATTGGGAACTTGGATGGGTGATGGACTCAATGCAATCGTCTCGTTTTTGAATACTGTAGCACCGTGGTTAGTTCCAATGCTGATTGGAGCAACGTCACCGCTTCTCGTTATGACAGGGATGCATTATGGCATCATCCCAATCGGTATTAATATGCTTGCGACGAAAGGCATTGACACCGTAGCTGGACCTGGTATGATGGTGTCTAATATTGCTCAAGGTGGTGCAGCGCTTGCAGTAGTCTTCAAGACTAAGGATAAAGTTCTCAAGGGTCTGTCTACCTCGACAGGTATTTCGGCTGTTTTAGGTATAACTGAACCTGTTCTTTATGGGGTTAACCTCAAGTACAAGCGCCCTCTTTATGCTGCTATGATCGGCGGTGGTGTGGCAGGGCTCTATCTTGGAATCATGGGTGTTGGTCGTTTTGCCCAAGTACCGCCAGGTTTACTGTCATTACCAAGTTACTTTAATGCAGAATTTCCAAATATCATTGTTCATGCAGGCATCGGCTGTGTTATTGCCTTTGTGGTCGCATTCGTTGCTTCCTTTGTCCTTGGACTGCCTAAAGAAGCTGAGGCGAAAGAAGTGCCAGCGACAACTGTCTCAGATAAAACCTTTGTAGCAGTAGCAAATGGTGAATTACTTCCCCTTGAAGCAGTGAAAGATGAAGTCTTTGCTAGCAAGGCTATGGGTGATGGGGCTGCTCTTGTGCCAAGCTCAGGTGAAATTGTAGCTCCTGTCAATGGTGTGCTTTCTACCGTTTTTCCAACTGGTCATGCTTATGGCATTGTTCGCCCGGATGGTGTCGAAGTGCTGGTTCATATCGGTATTAACACCGTTGATTTAGCAGGTCAAGGCTTTAAAGCCCTTGTGCAACAAGGCGAATCGGTCAAAGCAGGCCAAAAGATTGCCACAATTGATCTTGATTTAATTAAAGAAAAAGGCTATGATACTACCATCATGACCATTATTACAGATACCAAAGGCAAAAGCATTTCACTTAAAAATACTGGTGATGTCTTTGCTGGAGATTTGATTTAA
- a CDS encoding glycoside hydrolase family 1 protein, producing the protein MGFKKDFLWGGATAANQIEGAYDRDGRGLTTMDTLTVGDKNTPRQITFKTLEGEIKHAERLAEVPEGAVGHIAPDVFYPSHTGIQFYDYYKEDIKLFAEMGFKAYRMSIAWTRIFPNGNDMEPNEAGLSFYDAVFDECLKYGIEPVVTLCHFDMPLYLADHYDGWSSREVIDFFTRYCETVFQRYKGKVKYWLTFNEINVLRSWLQIGIHQNDDQTKFQALHHIFLASAKAVQLCHAIIPDAKIGNMVMYAPSYAMTAKPEDVLENITYKRQVEFYLDIQVKGYYPAYKFKEFERKGITITMEEGDLACLGQGTVDFIGFSYYMSTMSTTDTTVPKTPGNNVLSYKNPNLEVSEWGWTLDPLGLRIALSEMYDRYHVPLFIVENGLGAVDTLEADGSIIDDYRIDYLYMHIKAMKDSVDLDGVDLMGYTPWGCIDLVAWSTGEMKKRYGFIYVDVDDRGQGSFKRYKKKSFNWYKNVIATNGEAIY; encoded by the coding sequence ATGGGATTTAAAAAAGATTTTCTCTGGGGTGGGGCAACAGCGGCCAACCAGATTGAAGGGGCGTATGACAGAGATGGACGCGGGCTGACAACTATGGACACTTTAACTGTGGGGGACAAGAATACCCCGCGCCAGATTACCTTTAAAACTCTGGAAGGAGAGATTAAGCACGCAGAGCGTTTAGCTGAGGTGCCAGAAGGTGCTGTTGGCCATATTGCTCCGGATGTTTTCTATCCATCTCATACAGGGATTCAATTTTACGACTATTACAAGGAAGACATCAAGCTCTTTGCTGAGATGGGCTTTAAGGCCTATCGCATGTCCATTGCCTGGACCCGTATTTTTCCAAACGGCAATGATATGGAGCCAAATGAAGCAGGGCTGAGTTTCTACGATGCGGTCTTCGATGAATGCCTCAAGTATGGGATTGAGCCTGTCGTGACACTGTGCCACTTTGACATGCCTCTTTACTTGGCAGACCACTATGATGGTTGGTCCAGTCGTGAGGTCATTGATTTTTTTACCCGTTACTGTGAGACAGTTTTTCAACGCTATAAAGGCAAAGTCAAATATTGGCTGACCTTTAATGAAATCAATGTGCTAAGGTCCTGGTTGCAGATCGGTATTCATCAAAATGATGACCAAACCAAGTTTCAAGCCCTTCACCATATTTTTCTAGCCTCTGCTAAGGCTGTCCAACTCTGCCATGCCATTATTCCAGACGCCAAAATTGGCAACATGGTTATGTATGCCCCAAGTTATGCTATGACCGCTAAGCCAGAAGATGTTCTGGAAAATATTACTTATAAGCGACAAGTTGAATTTTATCTGGACATTCAGGTAAAAGGGTATTACCCAGCTTACAAGTTCAAAGAATTTGAACGCAAAGGTATCACCATTACCATGGAAGAGGGAGACCTAGCCTGTCTGGGTCAAGGAACAGTTGATTTCATCGGCTTTAGTTATTACATGTCCACTATGTCCACGACAGATACCACAGTTCCCAAAACGCCTGGCAACAATGTCCTTAGCTATAAAAATCCTAATCTAGAAGTTTCAGAATGGGGCTGGACTTTAGATCCGCTAGGTCTCAGGATTGCTTTGTCTGAAATGTATGATCGCTACCATGTGCCCCTCTTCATCGTTGAAAATGGTTTGGGGGCTGTGGATACCTTAGAAGCAGATGGCAGCATCATTGATGATTACCGCATTGACTATCTTTATATGCACATCAAGGCCATGAAGGATTCGGTAGATTTAGATGGTGTGGATCTCATGGGTTACACCCCTTGGGGCTGTATTGATTTAGTAGCTTGGTCGACCGGTGAGATGAAAAAACGTTACGGTTTTATCTATGTGGATGTGGACGACCGTGGTCAAGGTAGTTTCAAGCGCTACAAGAAAAAATCCTTTAATTGGTACAAAAACGTTATCGCGACTAATGGTGAAGCTATTTACTAG
- a CDS encoding sulfite exporter TauE/SafE family protein codes for MEIILYTLIVLFATAIGATSGAGGGAIIKPLFDLIGIDNATVIGIYATIAVFAMCLSSIYRHAKNGVTFDKKVLFGLSIGSVIGGILGEMVFKRLTQAVSNHTVTLVQSIMLFIVLLSVLVFTQFRERLPKYRLMHFPTIVVVGMLIGALSVFLGIGGGPLNIIALVGMMSYTTKESAPYSIAMIFFAQISKVIKLVAAAPPENFRWILVPLIVVAAILGGHLGTIINHRSTDKQVNRIYAVLMTGLLIVCFYNIISNL; via the coding sequence GTGGAAATTATTCTCTACACACTGATTGTATTGTTTGCAACAGCTATTGGAGCAACGTCTGGTGCAGGAGGAGGTGCCATTATCAAGCCCCTCTTCGATTTGATTGGGATTGACAATGCTACCGTGATTGGCATCTATGCGACGATTGCCGTTTTTGCCATGTGCCTGTCATCTATTTACAGGCATGCCAAAAATGGCGTAACTTTTGATAAGAAAGTTCTCTTTGGACTGTCCATTGGTTCAGTCATCGGTGGGATTTTAGGTGAGATGGTCTTTAAACGCTTGACCCAAGCTGTGTCAAACCACACCGTCACCTTGGTCCAGTCTATCATGCTCTTTATCGTTTTGTTGTCAGTTTTAGTTTTTACCCAATTTCGTGAGCGCTTACCCAAATATCGTCTGATGCATTTCCCAACAATTGTGGTTGTTGGAATGCTAATAGGTGCCCTATCTGTCTTTTTGGGCATCGGTGGCGGCCCGCTTAACATCATTGCCCTTGTCGGCATGATGTCTTACACAACCAAGGAGTCTGCCCCCTATTCTATCGCAATGATTTTCTTTGCTCAAATTTCCAAAGTTATTAAGCTCGTGGCAGCAGCTCCTCCTGAGAATTTCAGATGGATTTTAGTACCACTTATCGTCGTTGCAGCCATTCTAGGCGGTCATCTCGGCACCATCATCAATCACAGGAGCACGGATAAACAAGTCAATCGTATCTATGCTGTCCTTATGACTGGGCTTCTAATAGTTTGCTTTTACAATATTATTAGCAATCTTTGA